One region of Flavobacteriales bacterium genomic DNA includes:
- a CDS encoding glycine--tRNA ligase, whose amino-acid sequence MSATNEDKLKLIISHCKEYGFVFPSSEIYDGLSATYDYGQLGSELKSNIRQYWWKSMVQMHENIVGIDAAIFMHPTTWKASGHVDAFNDPLIDNKDSKKRYRADVLLEEHIEKIRQKIIKEVEKAAKKFGGSFEEALFLQTNPNVLRNKEKIDHIEATMKRCLEENDLEGLRQLIIDQEIVCPISGTKNWTEVRQFNLMFSTELGSVAGESATIYLRPETAQGIFVNFLNVQKTGRMKIPFGIAQTGKAFRNEIVARQFIFRMREFEQMEMQFFVRPGTEMEWYNYWKEARIKWHKSLGMGDENYRFHDHLKLAHYANAACDIEFNFPMGFKELEGIHSRTDFDLGNHEKFSGKKLQYFDPELNQNYVPYVVETSIGLDRMFLAVLSNAFAEEKLEDGSERVVLRIPPVLAPVKAAVFPLLNKDGLPEKAREIFNQLKMDHMCQYEEKDAIGKRYRRQDAIGTPYCITVDHQTLEDNTVTIRERDSMKQERVSIDQLASIIDGRVNIKNALAQLK is encoded by the coding sequence ATGAGCGCAACAAACGAAGACAAACTAAAGCTGATTATCAGTCACTGTAAGGAATATGGATTTGTATTTCCATCCAGTGAGATTTATGATGGCTTATCCGCAACCTATGATTATGGTCAACTCGGATCGGAGTTGAAATCCAATATCCGCCAGTATTGGTGGAAGAGTATGGTACAAATGCATGAAAACATTGTTGGTATCGATGCAGCCATCTTTATGCACCCCACCACCTGGAAAGCTTCCGGACATGTGGATGCGTTTAATGATCCATTAATTGATAATAAAGACTCGAAAAAAAGATACCGTGCTGATGTACTGCTTGAGGAACACATTGAAAAAATTCGCCAGAAAATCATCAAAGAGGTAGAAAAGGCCGCTAAAAAGTTCGGAGGATCTTTCGAGGAAGCTTTGTTTTTGCAAACCAATCCGAATGTTCTCCGCAACAAAGAGAAAATTGATCATATCGAGGCAACAATGAAACGTTGTTTAGAAGAGAATGACCTCGAAGGCTTGCGTCAGTTAATAATCGATCAGGAAATTGTTTGTCCCATTTCGGGGACTAAAAACTGGACCGAGGTTCGTCAGTTTAACCTGATGTTTTCTACCGAACTCGGATCAGTGGCCGGCGAATCGGCTACCATCTATCTGCGTCCGGAAACCGCGCAGGGTATTTTCGTGAATTTTCTCAATGTGCAAAAAACAGGACGAATGAAAATTCCTTTTGGAATTGCACAAACCGGAAAAGCATTCCGTAATGAGATTGTTGCCCGTCAGTTTATTTTCCGTATGCGTGAGTTCGAACAAATGGAAATGCAGTTTTTTGTTCGTCCCGGTACCGAAATGGAATGGTACAACTACTGGAAAGAAGCACGTATCAAATGGCATAAATCGCTGGGCATGGGAGATGAAAATTATCGCTTTCATGATCATTTAAAATTGGCGCATTATGCCAATGCGGCTTGCGATATTGAATTTAATTTCCCGATGGGCTTTAAGGAATTGGAGGGTATTCACTCACGTACCGATTTCGACTTAGGTAATCATGAAAAATTTTCCGGTAAAAAATTACAGTATTTCGATCCGGAGTTAAATCAAAATTACGTTCCATATGTAGTGGAAACTTCCATCGGATTGGATCGTATGTTCCTGGCAGTCCTTTCCAATGCATTTGCCGAAGAAAAACTGGAAGACGGTTCCGAACGTGTAGTATTGCGTATTCCGCCTGTATTAGCACCGGTAAAAGCGGCCGTGTTTCCTTTATTAAATAAAGATGGATTACCGGAAAAGGCAAGAGAAATTTTTAATCAGTTAAAAATGGATCACATGTGCCAATATGAAGAGAAAGATGCCATCGGAAAACGATACCGTCGTCAGGATGCCATCGGTACCCCATATTGCATAACGGTAGATCACCAAACCTTGGAAGATAATACCGTAACTATTCGTGAACGCGATTCCATGAAACAGGAACGTGTGTCTATCGATCAGCTTGCTTCTATAATTGACGGACGTGTAAACATTAAAAACGCACTCGCTCAATTAAAATAA